GCTGACGTTGACCGCCGACCAGGCCGCCGCCACCGCCTTGTACTCCGTGCTGTCGGAGCCGTACAGCGCTGTCGCCGCGCTCAGCGTGCCCGTGCGGGCCGCCTTGTAGTTGGTGGTCGACGTGAAGTACGTCGTCAGCGCCTTGTACCAGATCTGCAGTGCCTTGTCCCGGCCGATGCCGGTGACCGAGGAGCCGTCGGACGTCGGTGAGTTGTACGAAACCCCGTTGATCGTCTTGGCGCCGCTGCCCTCCGAGAGGAGGTAGAAGAAGTGGTTCGCCGGGCCCGAGGAGTAGTGGACGTCCATGCCGCCGACGCCGGCGGACCAGGAGTCCACCGAGCTGCCGTCCTTGCTCGGCTTGTCCATGTGGCGCAGCGGGCTGCCGTCGCCGTTGATGTCGATCTTCTCGCCGATGAGGTAGTCACCCGGGTCGGAGGCGTTCTTCGCGTAGAACTCCACGCCCGTGCCGAAGATGTCGGACGTGGCCTCGTTCAGGCCGCCGGACTCGCCGGAGTAGTTCAGGCCCGCCGTGTTCGACGTGACGCCGTGGCTCATCTCGTGGCCGGCCACGTCCAGCGACGTCAGCGGGTGGGTGTTGCCCTCGCCGTCGCCGTAGGTCATGCAGAAGCAGCTGTCGTCCCAGAAGGCGTTGACGTACGCGTTGCCGTAGTGGACGCGGGAGTGGGCCGCCTTGCCGTCGTTCTTGATGCCGCTGCGGCCGAAGGCGGACTTGTAGAAGTCCCAGGTGGTCTGCGCTCCGTAGGCGGCGTCGACGGCCGCGGTCTGGTCGGTGGCGGAGCTGGAGGCCGCCCCCGTGCCCCACGCGTCGTCCGCGTCGGTGAACAGGGTGCCCGCCGAGGACGACGTGGTGTGCGACTTGTTGTACGTCTTGTGGCCGCCGCGCGTGGTGTCGTACAGCTGGTACGACGAGCCCGACAGGGTCGTGCCGAGCGTCAC
The nucleotide sequence above comes from Streptomyces sp. NL15-2K. Encoded proteins:
- a CDS encoding M4 family metallopeptidase, translating into MTPLYARHKRTTLAIATAVAAGALLTTGLTTGSATADSAPTGKPALAGAPLLLSASARTSLVEEQQAAAPETAERIGLGAKEKLVVKDVVKDVDGTVHTRYERTYDGLPVLGGDLVVHESKSGATKGVTKATKAALKVASTTAELPAAKAEKQALTAAKAAGSKKTEADSAPRKVIWAADGKPVLAYETVVGGLQDDGTPNELHVITDAATGEKLYEYQGVETGSGKSLYSGTVTLGTTLSGSSYQLYDTTRGGHKTYNKSHTTSSSAGTLFTDADDAWGTGAASSSATDQTAAVDAAYGAQTTWDFYKSAFGRSGIKNDGKAAHSRVHYGNAYVNAFWDDSCFCMTYGDGEGNTHPLTSLDVAGHEMSHGVTSNTAGLNYSGESGGLNEATSDIFGTGVEFYAKNASDPGDYLIGEKIDINGDGSPLRHMDKPSKDGSSVDSWSAGVGGMDVHYSSGPANHFFYLLSEGSGAKTINGVSYNSPTSDGSSVTGIGRDKALQIWYKALTTYFTSTTNYKAARTGTLSAATALYGSDSTEYKAVAAAWSAVNVS